The stretch of DNA CCGAACAAACGGATCGACGTCTACGGTTATTTCGGCACTCAGCGCGTCGGCCATTCCTATTTCAACAATAACGGCGCGTCCTACGGCTATGGCAATCCGGGTTATTCCAACGCCGGGTGCTTGCAGGAACTTTCAAGCCTCAGTTGTACGGCCAACACGCGCGCCGTGTCTGAAATTACGCTCGGTGCATGGTGGCGCTTCTTCAAGGGGCGTTTCGGAACGGTGGAAGGTGGCACGCAACTGGCTTATTCCCGTCGCGAGATATGGAGCGGCGTCGGCGGCGATCCGCACACGAGCATGGCTCAAGTTTTCTTCGATTTCCGCTATCTTCCGTTCCAATAATCCACGGCGCGAAAGGGCGATTCATGAGCACACTTTACGGCATCAAGGCATGTGACACGATGAAGAAGGCGCGCACATGGTTGGATGCACATCACATCGCCTTTCAGTTTCACGATTATAAATCGCAAGGTATTTCCAGCGAAAAGCTTGCCGAATGGATTGCGCAGGCTGGGTGGGAGAGAGTGATCAATCGCGCAGGTATGACGTTCCGCAAACTGCCGGAAGCCGACAAGCAAAACCTTAATGAGGCGAAGGCTATCGATCTGATGTTGGCGCAGCCTTCCATGATCAAGCGCCCCGTGCTGGAACATGAAGGCACTTTGACGATCGGGTTCAGCCCGGAGCGTTACGCGGCAGTGTTTCCGGCTTGAGCGCGTAGAATTTCTGCCAAAATCGCATGATGAAGTTCGGCTGGCGTCAAATCCTGCACTGAGTTTTCGGTATCTCTAGGAAAACGAAGCATCGTGTAGGGAGTGTGGCGCTCTGGCTGAGCTTCGATCTGCCCGGGAATAGATGGGCGATGATCTCCAAAGAACACCAGCAAGGCGGAGCGGCCATCCTGCTCCAGCATCGCGGTTAAATCGGCCAGCATGAGGTCACTATTGGCAAGGTGCTGCGTATAAGCGCCTGCACCGTCCGCGGCGTCTAATCGTCCTGCTTTCCAAGGGCCATGATTTTCCATGCTGACCGCATAAATCAGCGTGGGTTTCATGCTCTCTGAAGCAAGCTGTTTCAGCTTCTGGCCTAACGCTTCGTCGCTAATATAAGGGCCGATGCGTAATGCTTCGGCAAAATCCTGTTCCGCAACGATACGGTTGAAACCCAGTTCCGGCATGAGTCGATCTCGGCTGTAGAAACGCAAATCGTGCGGATGAACGAAAACGCGCTGCGGATAAAGATGGGCAAGGCGATGCGGCAGAGCGAAGCCCTGGTCCTGGCTTGCCGTCAGAAACGGATCGTAATGGCGAAAGCCCAAATCCTTTTCCGAGCGTCCGCACAGAACGCCGTATTCGGTGCGCATCGTATAAGCGCCGAATCCGCTGACATGTAGCTTGCCGTGAAGGCTGGCATGCTGACGCGCCTGTTCGAGGCCGGGAAGCTGAGAAGGCTGCAAATTTAGTTCAGCGGGATCGGCAAAGGACTCGCACTGCACGATGATGACCAGTTCCGGCACAGAATCCGCTGCGGGAAGGGCAGGCGGTGGCGCAGCATCGGGTTCCTGCCGCCAGCGATGCCAATAGACGAGAATCGTCGGGATAGCGCCGAATTGCTTGGTGTCTCCGACGAGGCGAGGGATTGGCATGAGCGTCGTGCGTGCAAGAAGCACATGCAGCAAGCCGATCGAGATTGATAACCCCACGATGCCTGCAAGACGGTTCGTCAAAGCGCCGTGCCATGAGACGAACGCAAACCCGGCCAGAAGAAGTGGAAGCAAGACGGCAATGAGGCCGAGAAGCGCAGGGGGAATGGCGTGAAGGTAAAATTTTGGTTCTTTTAGAAATGAGCTGGCGACGACCAAATCGCTGAAAACCAAAGGCTCTCCGAGCATGCGGTGTTTGAGATTGGAGCCGATGACAAGCGCGAGAACGATGAACAGGCTGGTAGCGAAGGCGAACCAGATCGACCCCGTGAGAATTGAGAAAGCGCTTAGCAGGGCGGTAGCGAAGAGGACACGAAACGGTATCCCCCTCGGATCGCGGATAAAGCCTCTCGGAATTGTGAATGTGTCGATGGCTTCCGCGCTGATGGCAAGAAAAAAAAGACCGAGAAAGAAGACCGACATTGCCGCTGGGAGCCGTCCTTTTCGAGGCAGGGCGATAAAAAATCTCGGCCTGCCTTAGAATTGCAACAAATGAGACCCCCTCTTAAAGAATGGCTTGCATCTTTCGGGGGGCCGCAAGTTTGTCTAAGACGGATGACATATGATGTCGCGGCCTTTTTCACGATTTTTTCATTGGGGAACAATGCACTCTCCCCAAAAACATACGCCAGGTGCGGAATTGACTGTTTTCATTGCGCCGCCCGTTCGGAAAACGCCGCCCTTTAGCGAGGTGCTGACGGACTGGAACGACGTGTCACCACGTCACGATGGCGATCGGGAAGTATTATTCGCGAAAATTCGTGAGGCGCGCGTCGGCGGCACGTTTTGGGCGACTGAAGCGCCACAGATCGAGGAAGCGCGCTATATCGTAGCTATGCCGCGTTCTATGCAAAAGGCGCAGGAATTATGGCGCCGCGTGAGTGATGCTGAAGGCGCTCCCTTCGCGCTGGTTTATTTCGAGCACACGCCGGATCAGGAATTGCTTTGCGATATCGAGGCGAAGGGCGGGCACTATATTGTCGGCCCTTACGATCCGCATGGGCTTTTGCGCCGAAATTTGCCGGTATGGCTTGCCGAGATGAACGCATTCGGCATTCTGGCATTGGTCTATGATCGGGTGGTTCAGATCTGGCCAAGCACGCAAGAGAGCGTCGTTCGCGCCGATCCGGCTCAGGCTTACGCTTTCCTCACGCAAGGAATGCGTTATCGCTCACCCTATACGGGGAAAAACGCCACGATTGAAGAGATTGTGCGGTTTCTCTCCACATGGCGGCGGACTTTGGAGGCCAATCGCAAGATTTCGGTTTGCCTCGGTATCTCCTGGTGGAAGCGTAATCGGATCGGGCATTTCCTTGAAGCAGAGCGCCAGCCTGCTTTTTGCCGGACGGGCCGTGTCGCTGTGGCGCAAGCCGCGCGCCGAGGCGGTGGGATCGCCGTTTGGTGCAGTCGTATACCCGGTGGGCTGCCACGTTATGCGGCTGAGGCGAAAGTACCGCTTTATCTGGTGGAAGATGGTTTCATCCGCTCTGTCGGGTTGGGAAGCGATCTTCTGCCGCCATCTTCCATCGTCGTCGACTCGCGCGGTATTTATTTCGATCCTTCCCGCCCGAGCGACCTCGAACACATGCTTGCGCATGGAGAGTTCGATGACATGTTGTGCGAACGCGCGCGTCGGCTGATCGAGATTCTGGTCGAAGGCAAGATCACCAAATATGGCGCTGGAACAGGGCAAGCGCCGGATATCGCCGCTGTTGCCGGTCAGAAAGTAATTCTCGTTCCGGGGCAGGTGGCCGATGATTTGTCGGTTCGGCTAGGGGCGGGGGAGGTTCGTTCGAACAAAGAACTTCTCATGCGTGTTCGTCGCGATAACCCTGAAGCCTACGTCATCTACAGGCCGCATCCCGATGTGGATGCCGGACATCGCCAGGGCGTTATTCCCGATGAAGAGGCGTTGCTTTACGCCGATCAGATCTGCCGCGGTGGTACGATATCCGCGCTGATCGATATATCTGACGAAATTCATACGATGACATCGCTTGCAGGCTTCGAAGCGCTGCTGCGGAAGAAAAAAACCGTCACATATGGTTATCCGTTTTACGCCGGATGGGGATTGACGGAAGAGCGCGCGCCGTCTCTTTCACGCCGAGGGCGAAGCCTGTCGCTAGAGGCACTCGTTGCCGCAACGATCATTCTCTATCCCCGTTACATGGACCCGGTGACGAATTTGCCTTGTGAACCTGAAATTTTAATCGATCGCCTTTTAGAATTACAGCTTTGGCGTCCGAGCTTTCTGATGAAAATCAGGCAAAAGCAGGGACGCCTGCGCCGGGCTATCGCGCAGCGATTGAATGCGGCGCGGAGATAAGAAATATGATGTTGCAACGCCCTCAGTCAAAAGACCTCACTCCCGAAATTCCAGCTCGCCGCATGTCTGCGCTGTCGAAGCGGAATTTTCTGTTTCTGCAAGGATTGATGGGCCCGTTTTTCCAGCGGATCGGAGCGGCTCTGCGGCGCGATGGCTATGGCGTTTATAAGGTCAATTTCAATGGAGGGGATTGTTGCTTCTGGCACCTTCCCAATGGCATCAATTTCCGCGGCACATTGCAGGAGTGGCCCGAGGCCCTGCGCGGTATCATCGCGCGCTATGAGATTACCGATGTTCTTTTGTTCGGCGATTGTCGCCCTATGCATGCGGAAGCTCTATCCGTCTGCCGAGAGTTGCATATTCCCGTTCATGTCTTCGAAGAAGGCTATATCCGCCCCGATTGGGTGACGCTCGAACTCGGAGGCGTCAACGGGCATTCCAGCCTGCCGCGCAACCCTCAATATTATCGCAATTATGCGGCGACTCTTCCCGTCGCGCCAGTTCATCAAACCGTATTATCCTCTTTCAAACGCCGGGCGCTTGAAGGAATTGCCTATAATGCGACGGATATTCTGACGCGCTGGTATTTCTCCAATTGGAGCAATCATCGGCCTTGGCATCCGATCGTTGAGGGCGTTTGCTGGCTGAAACGTTTGTCGCGCCGGAAAGCGGCACGCCGGCGGACCGATCGGCTTTGCACTCTCCTTGAAGCGACTAAAGTGCCGTATATGCTTTTTCCGCTTCAGCTCGATGCAGATGCGCAGGTGCGGCTTCATTCCTCGTTTAGTGGAATCAAGGAAGCCATTGAACTGGTGATCGCCTCTTTCGCGCGATTTGCTCCTGCTGAGATGCGTTTGGTGATCAAGGAGCATCCGCTCGATAATGGCGTGCAGGATTGGCGGACCATTATGCGCCAATGCGCCACGAGGCATGGCGTGGCGCGGCGCGTCGATTACATGGAAGCGGGCGATATTGCGCTTGTGGTGCGCGGTGCGAAAGGTGTGGTGACCATCAACAGCACGACGGGAACATTGGCGCTTGCCTGCGATGTGCCGGTCATTACGTTAGGGCACGCCGTTTACGATATTGCCGATATTACCTACCAAGGTTCGCTCGATAAATTCTGGCGAAATCCAGGCAAGCCCGATCGGGCGACTTTCGAAGCATTTCGGCGCGTTTTGATCGATCATTGTCTTATTCCGGGGGGATTCTTCTCTGAAGAAGGGTTGGATAGGCTCTGTTGCACAATTCGGTCTATTGGCGTGACGAGGCCGCTATAGAGTTTTCCATTACGCGACCGCGTGTGTGAGAGGGATTCCGAGCGCTGTGAAGCGATTGAGGATAGCCACACGGATGTGAACTTCGGTGATCTGGCGGTCGAAATCGCGTGCTGTCAGACGCTGGCCCAGCAGCTTGATGCAGTGCATCTTTGTCTCGACGCGGCTTCGCCGATGGTAACCACTCCACCGTCTCCAGATAGCCCGCCCGAGATGCCCGCACGTCCGCAGGGCTTCATTGCGGGCGATGGCTCCTGGTGATGTGGGGCACCATGGTTTTGCGTTTTTTCGAGGCGGTATGACAGCCTGTGCGCCACGGTTGGCGATGGTTTCGTGGCATTTTCTTGTATCATACGCGCCATCAGCAGTGACGCAGGCGATGTCCTCTTCATCGGGGATCTGTTCCAGAAGCGCCGGTAGGACTGGGGCATCACCGACATCGTTTTTCGTGATCTCAACAGCCCTGATTTCCAGTGATCCTTCATCGATCGCGATATGAAGTTTGCGCCAGATCCTGTGCTTTGACGCCCCGTGTTTGCGGGTGTGCCATTCGCCTTCTCCCTCGACCTTGATGCCGGTGC from Kozakia baliensis encodes:
- a CDS encoding IS5 family transposase, translating into MSKPKATRYRTTNWSSYNAALKKRGSLTVWFDPSMNWEGLPTGRRGRRQNYSDAAIQSCLTLKVLFGFALRQTTGFVESLLRLAGLSWSVPDFSTLSRRQKSLTVDIPYRSSGGPLHLLIDSTGIKVEGEGEWHTRKHGASKHRIWRKLHIAIDEGSLEIRAVEITKNDVGDAPVLPALLEQIPDEEDIACVTADGAYDTRKCHETIANRGAQAVIPPRKNAKPWCPTSPGAIARNEALRTCGHLGRAIWRRWSGYHRRSRVETKMHCIKLLGQRLTARDFDRQITEVHIRVAILNRFTALGIPLTHAVA
- a CDS encoding ArsC family reductase, whose translation is MSTLYGIKACDTMKKARTWLDAHHIAFQFHDYKSQGISSEKLAEWIAQAGWERVINRAGMTFRKLPEADKQNLNEAKAIDLMLAQPSMIKRPVLEHEGTLTIGFSPERYAAVFPA
- a CDS encoding capsule biosynthesis protein; translated protein: MSALSKRNFLFLQGLMGPFFQRIGAALRRDGYGVYKVNFNGGDCCFWHLPNGINFRGTLQEWPEALRGIIARYEITDVLLFGDCRPMHAEALSVCRELHIPVHVFEEGYIRPDWVTLELGGVNGHSSLPRNPQYYRNYAATLPVAPVHQTVLSSFKRRALEGIAYNATDILTRWYFSNWSNHRPWHPIVEGVCWLKRLSRRKAARRRTDRLCTLLEATKVPYMLFPLQLDADAQVRLHSSFSGIKEAIELVIASFARFAPAEMRLVIKEHPLDNGVQDWRTIMRQCATRHGVARRVDYMEAGDIALVVRGAKGVVTINSTTGTLALACDVPVITLGHAVYDIADITYQGSLDKFWRNPGKPDRATFEAFRRVLIDHCLIPGGFFSEEGLDRLCCTIRSIGVTRPL
- a CDS encoding LTA synthase family protein, translated to MSVFFLGLFFLAISAEAIDTFTIPRGFIRDPRGIPFRVLFATALLSAFSILTGSIWFAFATSLFIVLALVIGSNLKHRMLGEPLVFSDLVVASSFLKEPKFYLHAIPPALLGLIAVLLPLLLAGFAFVSWHGALTNRLAGIVGLSISIGLLHVLLARTTLMPIPRLVGDTKQFGAIPTILVYWHRWRQEPDAAPPPALPAADSVPELVIIVQCESFADPAELNLQPSQLPGLEQARQHASLHGKLHVSGFGAYTMRTEYGVLCGRSEKDLGFRHYDPFLTASQDQGFALPHRLAHLYPQRVFVHPHDLRFYSRDRLMPELGFNRIVAEQDFAEALRIGPYISDEALGQKLKQLASESMKPTLIYAVSMENHGPWKAGRLDAADGAGAYTQHLANSDLMLADLTAMLEQDGRSALLVFFGDHRPSIPGQIEAQPERHTPYTMLRFPRDTENSVQDLTPAELHHAILAEILRAQAGNTAA
- a CDS encoding capsular polysaccharide export protein, LipB/KpsS family, yielding MHSPQKHTPGAELTVFIAPPVRKTPPFSEVLTDWNDVSPRHDGDREVLFAKIREARVGGTFWATEAPQIEEARYIVAMPRSMQKAQELWRRVSDAEGAPFALVYFEHTPDQELLCDIEAKGGHYIVGPYDPHGLLRRNLPVWLAEMNAFGILALVYDRVVQIWPSTQESVVRADPAQAYAFLTQGMRYRSPYTGKNATIEEIVRFLSTWRRTLEANRKISVCLGISWWKRNRIGHFLEAERQPAFCRTGRVAVAQAARRGGGIAVWCSRIPGGLPRYAAEAKVPLYLVEDGFIRSVGLGSDLLPPSSIVVDSRGIYFDPSRPSDLEHMLAHGEFDDMLCERARRLIEILVEGKITKYGAGTGQAPDIAAVAGQKVILVPGQVADDLSVRLGAGEVRSNKELLMRVRRDNPEAYVIYRPHPDVDAGHRQGVIPDEEALLYADQICRGGTISALIDISDEIHTMTSLAGFEALLRKKKTVTYGYPFYAGWGLTEERAPSLSRRGRSLSLEALVAATIILYPRYMDPVTNLPCEPEILIDRLLELQLWRPSFLMKIRQKQGRLRRAIAQRLNAARR